Below is a window of Stappia sp. DNA.
TGACGATCGAAACCGCCATCTCGCAGAAGGAGGTGCAGCCGTCGGCTGCACCGCCCCTGCTGCAGACCGTCGCGGTCACCAAGGACTATCCCGGCGTGCGGGCGCTCGACGGCGTGTCCTTCGACCTCAGGGCGGGCGAGGTGCATGTGCTGTTCGGCGAGAACGGCGCGGGCAAGTCGACGCTGATCTCCATTCTCGCGGGCGCCAACACGCCGACCGCCGGGCACCTGCGGCTGCGCGGCGCGGAGGTGACGCTCCATTCCGTGCATGACGCGCGGGCCTATGGCATTTCCGCCGTGTTCCAGGAGTTTTCGCTCATTCCGCAGATGAGCGTGGAGGAAAACCTCTTCCTCGGCGCCGAACACACCCGCGGCGGGCTGATCGACCGGGCCCGGATGCGCCGCGAGGCGACCGAGATCCTCGACGAGCTCGGCTTCGCCCTGCGCCCGGAGCGGCGCGTCGACCATCTGACGCGCGCCGAGCAGCAGATGGTGGAGATCGCCAAGGCGTTCCGCTCCGACCTGTCGGTGCTGATCCTCGACGAGCCCACCGCCTCGCTCACCAATCACGAGACCGACCATCTGTTCGAGCTGATCGAAAAGCTCACCGCACGCGGTGTCGGCATCGTCTACATCACCCACCGCATGGCCGAGATCCGCCGGATCGCCGACCGCATCACCGTGCTGCGCGACGGCCGCTACATCGACACGGTCGATGCGCAGACGGTCAGCGAGGACGATCTGGTCCGGTTGATGACCGGCCGGGTGGTCGGCAGCATCTTCCCGGAGCTCCGTCTTCCCCCGCCCGGGCCCACGGTGCTCGAAATCGACGGCCTGACCACCGAGGACGACACCGTCGTCGACGTGTCGATGCGCGTGCGCGCCGGCGAGATCGTCGGCATGGCCGGCCTTGTCGGCTCCGGCAAGTCGGAGCTCATGCAGGCCTGTTTCGGCGCGCGCGCCATCGCGCGCGGCCGCGTGCGTCTCAAGGATCGCGACGTCACGGGTCACAGCCCGAGGCAGAATATCCGCGACGGCTTTCTCTACCTGCCTTCCGACCGGCGCACGGAAGGGCTGATGATGATGCGCTCGGTGCGCGAGAACGTGGCGCTCGCCTCGCTCGACATCGCCCCCTTCTCGCACGGTCCGCTGCTCGACCGTGCCGGCGAGCGGCGCAAGGTCGCCGAGCTTGCCGGGCGGCTCAATCTCTCGCCGCCGCGCATCGAACGGATGGTGGAGCACTTTTCCGGCGGCAATCAGCAAAAGGCGATGCTCGCCCGCAGCCTGACGCGCGCCTATGACCTGATCGTCTTCGACGAACCCACCGTCGGCGTCGACGTCGGCACCCGCGCCTCGATCTACGAGTTCATCGTCGAGCTGGCGAAATCCGGCGTCGCGATCGTGCTGATCTCGTCCGACCTGCCCGAAATCCTGCATCTGACCACGCGCGCCTACGTCTTCTATCGCGGCCGCGCGCAGGCCGAACTTCCGGCCGACCAACTCACGGAGGAAAACGTGTTGGCCCATTTCTTCGAACGGGAGGACGCGTGATGGCGGACAATACCGCACACCCAGCCGCACCCGCGCCGGCACGAAAGACCGGCGGCGCCGGCGACCTCCTCAAGCGCCTCTTCGTGCGCCTCGGCATCCTGCCCTTCCTGCTGGTGATCGCGATTGTCGTCTTCACCCTGCTGTCGGACAATTTTCTGACACCGCGCAACCTGATGAACGTCCTGCGCCAGTCGGTCTATCTGATGATCGTCTCGCTGGGGCAGATGCTGGCGCTCCTGACCGGCGGCTTCGACCTCTCCGTCGGCACCATCCTGGCGCTGTCCTCGGTGGTCGGGGCGCTGACCATGTCGTCGGTCTACGCGCTGTTTCCGGAGATGGCCGGCATGGCGATTGCCGTGGGCTGCGTCGCGGGCATCGCGGCGGGCGTGTCCATCGGCATGGTCAACGGGCTCGGCGTCGCCTTCTTCAACGTCTCGCCCTTCATGATGTCGCTCGGCATGGCCTCGGTCGGCTTCGGCATCGCGCTCTATCTGACCGGCGGCGTGCCCGTCTACGGCATGCCGCAGGCCTTCGGCGACATCTTCGGCTTCGGCTCGCTGTTCGGGATCGCGACCCCCGTCTATGTCGCCGCCCTTCTGGTGCTGGGGCTCTACGCCTTCCTCTACTGGACGCCGCAGGGCCGCTATTTCTACGCCGTCGGCGGCAACGCCAAGGCGGCCTCGCTGTCGGGCATCAACACCGGGGGCACGCTGTTCCTGACCTACACGCTGTGCGCCTTCTTCGCCGCCGTGTCGGGGATGCTGCTGACGGCGCGCCTCGACACGGGCGAGGCGAACATCGGCGCCTCCATGCCGCTGGAATCCATCGCGGCCTGCGTGATCGCCGGCGTCAGCCTGCGCGGCGGCGTCGGGCGGCTGGAAAACGTCGTGCTCGGCGCGCTGTTCATCGGCCTGGTGCAGAACGGCATGAACCTGGCGCGCATCGAATCCTACCTGCAAACCGTGGTGCTCGGCACCCTGCTGATCCTTGCGGTGATCGCGGACCAGATCCGTCTGCGCTACGTCGCATCGCTGAAAGACTGAGGAGAACCGCCAAGATGCCAGTCGACATCAACTGCGACATGGGCGAGAGCTTCGGGCTCTACAAGATGGGCGACGATGCGGCGATCATGCCCTTCATCACCCAGGCCAATGTCGCCTGCGGCTTCCACGGATCGGACCCCAACCACATGCGCGCCACCGTCGAGCTCGCACGCCGGCACGGGGTCAAGGTGGGCGCGCATTTCTCCCTGCCCGACCTGCCGGGCTTCGGGCGTCGCGAAATGAAGATCGACCGCGCGGAGATGGCCAATATCGTCCTCTATCAGATCGGCGCCCTGAAGGGGTTTCTCGACGCGGAAGGCCTGACGCTGTCGCATCTCAAGCCGCATGGCGCGCTCTACGGCATGGCCGCGCGCATGGAGCACATCGCCGAGGCGATTGCCGACGCCGCCGAGGTCTACGGCGTTCCGGTGCTCGGACTGGCCGGCACGCTGCACGAGGAGATCTATACCGCGCGGGGCATCGGGTTTCTCGCCGAGTTCTTCGCCGATCTCGACTATGACGACGACGGCCGGCTGATCATCACCCGCGAACACGACGCCGTCGACCCCGACCATGCGGCGCGCCGCGCGGTGGCCGCCGTGCGCGACGGGCGGATCGAGTCCGTCAACGGCACGCCGCTCACCGTGCGCGCCGAAACCATCTGCGTCCATTCCGACACGCCGAACGCCGTCGAGATCGCCCGCGCGGTCCACGCGGCGGTCGGCGAGATCGCGGCCGCCTGACACACGCCATCCCGGACACACACCAATCCCAGGAGGAGACCAAAATGGCCAAGCACGAGGTGAAATCCCCCATCCCCGGCACCTTCTACCGCAAGCCCGCGCCGGATCAGCCCCCCTTCAAGGAGGTGGGCGACGCGATCGCCAAGGGCGACACCATCGGCCTCGTTGAGGTGATGAAGACCTTCCACGAGGTCAAGGCCGATGCAGACGGGACCGCGAGCGCCTTTCCCATCGGCGATGCCGAGCCGGTGATGGCCGGGCAGACCGTCCTCGAACTCGACTGAGGGCGCCCGTGGCACACTCCCCCATCCGCAAGCTGCTGATCGCCAATCGCGGCGAGATCGCGGTGCGCATCATCCGCGCCGCCCGCGATCTCGGCATCGCGACGGTGCAGGTCCACAGCGCCGCCGACGCGACGAGCCGCGCGGCGCTGATGGCCGACGAGGCGGTCGACATCGGCCCGCCGCAGGCCGCGAAATCCTATCTCGACGTCGACGCGCTTTTGAAGGCCGCGCGCGAAACCGGCGCCGACGCGATCCACCCAGGCTACGGCTTCCTGGCGGAAAACGCCGCCTTCGCCGATGCGGTCGCCGACGCCGGGCTGATCTTCGTCGGTCCCGACGGCGACACGATCCGCCTGATGGGCGACAAGGCCGCCGCCCGCGCCCAGGCGCAAAAGGCCGGCGTGCCGACCGTTCCCGGCAGCGACGGGATCGTGGAGGACATGGAGGCGGCAGCCCGGCTCGCCGCCGAGATCGGTTTCCCGGTGATGATCAAGGCGGCCGCCGGCGGCGGCGGGCGCGGCATCCGCATCGCCCACGATGCCGACGAATTCGCCCGTCTCGCGCCGCAGGCCTCCTCGGAGGCCAAGGCCGCCTTCGGCGACGGTGGCATCTACATCGAGAAGGTGATCGAGCGCGCCCGCCACATCGAGGTGCAGGTGCTCGGTGACGGCGAACGCGTCGTCCACTTCTTCGAGCGCGAGTGCTCGCTGCAGCGCCGGCGGCAGAAGGTGTGGGAGGAAGCCCCCTCCCCCGTGCTGTCGGAAACGGTGCGCGAAGACCTCTGCCGCTCGGCCGTCGCGCTGGCGACCTCCGTCGGCTACAAGGGCGCCGGCACGATCGAATACCTCTACGACGACGCAAGCGGCGACTTCTACTTCATCGAGATGAACACCCGCATCCAGGTGGAGCATCCGGTGACGGAGATGATCTGCGGCGTCGATCTCGTCGCCGAGATGATCCGCATCGCCGGCGGCGCACCGCTGATGCTTGCCCAAAGCGACGTGACACGGGCCGGCCACGCCATCGAGGTGCGCCTCAATGCCGAGGATCCGGCCAACAACTTCATGCCGTTTCCCGGCGTCGTCGGCGAGTTGCTGGCGCCCGACGGCCCCGGCGTGCGCTTCGACCACATGCTCTACCCCGGCTATGCGGTGCCGCCGTTCTACGATTCGCTGCTCGGCAAGCTGATCGTCTGGGCGGAGGACCGCGACCGCGCGCTGCTCAGGCTGAAGCGGGCGCTCGGCGAGCTGCGCATCGACGGCCTGCCGACCACGGCCCCGCTCTTCGAGGCGCTGCTGGAGAGCGAGGAGCTGCAAAAGAGCGCCGTCCACACCCGCTGGCTGGAGCCCTGGCTCGAGGCCAATCTCGACCTGATCAAGCAGAAGGGAGGCTCTGCGACATGAGTAGCCGATACACCTATGGCGGCGACGAGCACATCTTCGTCGAAGTCGACGAGGCGATGTCGCTCGAGGCGTTCTTCGTCAGCCTGTCGATGACGAACGCCGTGCGCGAGGCCAACATCAAGGGCGTCACCGAGATCTGCCCGGCCAATGCCTCGTTCCAGATCAAGTTCGACCCGGACGTGATTGCGCCGGACGACCTGATGGCGGAACTGAAGCGCCTGGAGGCGACCGCCGAGAGCGCCGAGCCGGTGCTCGACACGCGGATCGTCGAGATCCCGGTCTACTATCAGGACCCGTGGACGCACGAGACGCTGATGCGCTTCCGCGAGCGGCACCAGGACCCGAATGCGACCGACATCGAATATGCCGCGCGCATCAACGGCTACGACACGGTCGACGACTTCATCAAGGCCCACTCCGGCGCC
It encodes the following:
- a CDS encoding ABC transporter permease, with translation MADNTAHPAAPAPARKTGGAGDLLKRLFVRLGILPFLLVIAIVVFTLLSDNFLTPRNLMNVLRQSVYLMIVSLGQMLALLTGGFDLSVGTILALSSVVGALTMSSVYALFPEMAGMAIAVGCVAGIAAGVSIGMVNGLGVAFFNVSPFMMSLGMASVGFGIALYLTGGVPVYGMPQAFGDIFGFGSLFGIATPVYVAALLVLGLYAFLYWTPQGRYFYAVGGNAKAASLSGINTGGTLFLTYTLCAFFAAVSGMLLTARLDTGEANIGASMPLESIAACVIAGVSLRGGVGRLENVVLGALFIGLVQNGMNLARIESYLQTVVLGTLLILAVIADQIRLRYVASLKD
- a CDS encoding acetyl-CoA carboxylase, coding for MAKHEVKSPIPGTFYRKPAPDQPPFKEVGDAIAKGDTIGLVEVMKTFHEVKADADGTASAFPIGDAEPVMAGQTVLELD
- a CDS encoding sugar ABC transporter ATP-binding protein, with protein sequence MTIETAISQKEVQPSAAPPLLQTVAVTKDYPGVRALDGVSFDLRAGEVHVLFGENGAGKSTLISILAGANTPTAGHLRLRGAEVTLHSVHDARAYGISAVFQEFSLIPQMSVEENLFLGAEHTRGGLIDRARMRREATEILDELGFALRPERRVDHLTRAEQQMVEIAKAFRSDLSVLILDEPTASLTNHETDHLFELIEKLTARGVGIVYITHRMAEIRRIADRITVLRDGRYIDTVDAQTVSEDDLVRLMTGRVVGSIFPELRLPPPGPTVLEIDGLTTEDDTVVDVSMRVRAGEIVGMAGLVGSGKSELMQACFGARAIARGRVRLKDRDVTGHSPRQNIRDGFLYLPSDRRTEGLMMMRSVRENVALASLDIAPFSHGPLLDRAGERRKVAELAGRLNLSPPRIERMVEHFSGGNQQKAMLARSLTRAYDLIVFDEPTVGVDVGTRASIYEFIVELAKSGVAIVLISSDLPEILHLTTRAYVFYRGRAQAELPADQLTEENVLAHFFEREDA
- a CDS encoding acetyl-CoA carboxylase biotin carboxylase subunit; translation: MAHSPIRKLLIANRGEIAVRIIRAARDLGIATVQVHSAADATSRAALMADEAVDIGPPQAAKSYLDVDALLKAARETGADAIHPGYGFLAENAAFADAVADAGLIFVGPDGDTIRLMGDKAAARAQAQKAGVPTVPGSDGIVEDMEAAARLAAEIGFPVMIKAAAGGGGRGIRIAHDADEFARLAPQASSEAKAAFGDGGIYIEKVIERARHIEVQVLGDGERVVHFFERECSLQRRRQKVWEEAPSPVLSETVREDLCRSAVALATSVGYKGAGTIEYLYDDASGDFYFIEMNTRIQVEHPVTEMICGVDLVAEMIRIAGGAPLMLAQSDVTRAGHAIEVRLNAEDPANNFMPFPGVVGELLAPDGPGVRFDHMLYPGYAVPPFYDSLLGKLIVWAEDRDRALLRLKRALGELRIDGLPTTAPLFEALLESEELQKSAVHTRWLEPWLEANLDLIKQKGGSAT
- the pxpA gene encoding 5-oxoprolinase subunit PxpA: MPVDINCDMGESFGLYKMGDDAAIMPFITQANVACGFHGSDPNHMRATVELARRHGVKVGAHFSLPDLPGFGRREMKIDRAEMANIVLYQIGALKGFLDAEGLTLSHLKPHGALYGMAARMEHIAEAIADAAEVYGVPVLGLAGTLHEEIYTARGIGFLAEFFADLDYDDDGRLIITREHDAVDPDHAARRAVAAVRDGRIESVNGTPLTVRAETICVHSDTPNAVEIARAVHAAVGEIAAA